The genome window GCGAGTGAACGACATGGCGCCCCGCTGGGGCGCGTATCTCTCTGGACATTCTCTATAAACATGCAACCCCTAACGGAGTTGCGGGCGCAGACCGGACAGTCTTTGAGTAACTCCGTCGCTCTCGGCGCGGCGTTCCACGGCGAGATTCTGACCCAATCACTCGGCAGTACTTGATCGAGAGCCGGGCGATCGGCTACGTTTGTTCGTGCTATGAGAAGACTAAACACCGCCGCGATAGTACTGACGTTTCTGATCCAAGCTCCGGTGCTGCATGCCGACGATGGGATGTGGACCTTTGACAATCCGCCGCGCAAGCAGTGGAAAGAACGCTACAAGTTCGAGCCCGCTGACGCGTGGCTTGAACACTTGAGGCTCGCGTCGGTGCGCTTGAACGACGGCGGCTCCGGATCGTTCGTCTCGCCCGACGGATTGATGGTGACCAATCAGCACGTCGCGAGCGGCCAGCTTCAAAAAGTCTCGACCAAAGAAAAGGACTACACCAAAGAAGGCTTCTACGCGCGAACAAGTGATGAAGAGCTTAAATGCCCCGACCTCGAATGCAACGTGCTCATCTCCTATGAAGACGTTTCTGCTCGCGTGCAATCGGCCGTCAAGCCGGGCGCTTCCAACAAAGAAGCGAGCGAGCAGCGCAAAGCCGTCATCGCGGCGATAGAGAAGGAAGCTGCGGCGAAGACCGGCCTGAAGTGCGACGTCATCTCGCTGTATAGCGGCGGCGAGTACTGGTTGTATCGCTTCAAGAAGTACACCGACATTCGCCTGGTCTTTGCGGTCGAGGAGCAGATCGCTTTCTTCGGCGGCGACTACGACAACTTCACCTATCCGCGTTATGACCTCGATGTAGCTTTCTTCCGCGCCTACGAAGACGACAAGCCGGCGAAAACCCCGCACTACTTCAAGTGGTCCGCCGCGGGACCGGGCGACAGCGAGCTCATCATCCTGCCAGGCAATCCAGGCTCGACTGCCCGGCTGCTGACGCTCGCCCAAATTCAATATCAACGCGATGCCGGCAATCCGCTTCAAAAGCAGGTTTGGACTTCCCGCCGCGATGCGCTGATGCGCTACGCCGAGCGCGGGCCGGAGCAGGCCCGGCAAGCGGGCACGACAATCCGCTCGCTTAACAACTCGCTCAAACGGCTGGCCGGCCAGCAAGAAGGCTTGATGAACTCGCGGATGATGGGGAAGAAAGAAGCCGAAGAGAAAGCGCTACGCGACGCGGTCGCGGGGCGAGCCGATGTGAAAAAGGCTTACGGTGGGTCGTGGGAGCAGATAGCCTCGGCTTACAGCGAGCTTCCGGCGATGGCCGCGCGGATCGCGTTCTCGAATCTCACGCCCTCGCGTCTGGGAACGATCGCGTCCCAACTTGTGCGTTACGCCGAGGAAATACAGAAGCCGAATGACAAACGCTACGACGAGTTCCGCGACTCGAAGCTCTCGTCGTTCACGTTCGCGCTGATGTCGCCCGCGCCGATTTATCCGGAGATGGAAGAAGCGGTGCTCACGGCCTGGCTCGAAGAGGGGCTCAAGTCTCTTGGCCCGAACGACCAGTTCATCAAAGCTGCGCTCGGCGGCTCGACTCCCGCCGCAGTGGCGAAGCAAGCAGTCAGGGGAACAAAACTCGGCACCGTCGCATCGCGCGAGGCGTTGCGGTTGGGCGGCGCCGACGCGATCGCTAAGGCAGACGATCCGATGATCGTGCTGGCGCGGCGCATCGAGCCGATCATTCGTGAGCTGCGCGCCTGGAACGAAGAGAAAATCCTGAACGTCGAAGCGAGCGCCGGCGAGATGCTCGCCAAGGCACGATTCGCGGTTTACGGAAAGAGTTTACCGCCCGACGCGAACTTCAACTTGCGAATCAGCTACGGGCGGGTGTTGGGTTACGAAGAAGACACGACGCTTGTGCCCTACAAGACGACCTTCTTCGGGTTATACGACCGCGCTCGGAGCTTCGACGAGAAGCCGCCTTACGATCTGCCCGGGCGCTATCGTGAAGGCAAAGACAAATTGGATCTCTCAACTCCGTTGAACTTCGTGTACACGGCGGACACGATCGGCGGAAACTCAGGCAGCCCGGTGATCAATCGCAACGGCGAGTTGGTGGGGTTGAACTTCGACAGCAACATACAGAAGCTGCCGAATCGCTACTGGTACGTTGATGAAGCAGAAGGCGGCCGCGCAGTCGGGGTTCACAGCGCGGCGATCATTGAGGCGATGAAGAAGCTGTACGGGGCGGACAAGCTGGTGAAAGAAATTCTTGGTCAGTAGACGCGGTAATCGTTCTTTTACTGCGAGGCCGTCGCTGAGATTGACTAATTGCCGCGTCAGAGCAGGCTTATACTTCGGGTATCGCCGTGCAGAAGGCAGTCTTGAAACTGTGAAGAGCACAACCACGCTTTGCGGCAGAGGCATAAACGGAGGATCAAACGCTATGGCAGTACCAGGAATTGAGCACCGCGTTGCTGCACTGGAAGCGGAGATGGCGCGGGTGAAAGAGCAATTGGAGAAAGCTGTCCCCTCACAGGGAGACTGGCTGGATGAAATCTATGGCGCCTTCGCGGATGATCCGCACTTCGAGGAGGCTATGCGGCTGGGAAGAGAATACAGGGAGTCACTGCGTCCCGCAGCATCCAG of Acidobacteriota bacterium contains these proteins:
- a CDS encoding S46 family peptidase is translated as MRRLNTAAIVLTFLIQAPVLHADDGMWTFDNPPRKQWKERYKFEPADAWLEHLRLASVRLNDGGSGSFVSPDGLMVTNQHVASGQLQKVSTKEKDYTKEGFYARTSDEELKCPDLECNVLISYEDVSARVQSAVKPGASNKEASEQRKAVIAAIEKEAAAKTGLKCDVISLYSGGEYWLYRFKKYTDIRLVFAVEEQIAFFGGDYDNFTYPRYDLDVAFFRAYEDDKPAKTPHYFKWSAAGPGDSELIILPGNPGSTARLLTLAQIQYQRDAGNPLQKQVWTSRRDALMRYAERGPEQARQAGTTIRSLNNSLKRLAGQQEGLMNSRMMGKKEAEEKALRDAVAGRADVKKAYGGSWEQIASAYSELPAMAARIAFSNLTPSRLGTIASQLVRYAEEIQKPNDKRYDEFRDSKLSSFTFALMSPAPIYPEMEEAVLTAWLEEGLKSLGPNDQFIKAALGGSTPAAVAKQAVRGTKLGTVASREALRLGGADAIAKADDPMIVLARRIEPIIRELRAWNEEKILNVEASAGEMLAKARFAVYGKSLPPDANFNLRISYGRVLGYEEDTTLVPYKTTFFGLYDRARSFDEKPPYDLPGRYREGKDKLDLSTPLNFVYTADTIGGNSGSPVINRNGELVGLNFDSNIQKLPNRYWYVDEAEGGRAVGVHSAAIIEAMKKLYGADKLVKEILGQ